In the Budorcas taxicolor isolate Tak-1 unplaced genomic scaffold, Takin1.1 scaffold233, whole genome shotgun sequence genome, one interval contains:
- the LOC128071157 gene encoding centromere protein N, with the protein MDETLAEFFRRTILKIPMTEMMTILKTWNFLSENQLQTVNFRQRKESIVQDLVLLCEENRARLNDAAHLDIIYTQFHRHQKIWDVFQMSKRPGDNIDLFDMEEFKSSFKKILQRALKNVTVSFRDAEENSVWIRIAWGTQYKKPNQYKPAYVVYYSQTPYAFTSSSQLKSNLPLLGQALTVASKHHQIVKMDLRSRYLDSLKAIVFKQYNQSFETHNSTTSLQERSFGLDINMDSRIIHENKVEKERVQRVTQEIFGDYPQPRLEFAQYKLETKFKSDLNRGILAEREEPLRCLVKFSSPHLLEALKSLAPAGIADAPLSPLLTCIPNKGRNYFKIRDK; encoded by the exons ATGGATGAAACTCTTGCTGAGTTTTTCAGGAGGACCATCTTGAAAATCCCAATGACGGAAATGATGACAATCCTAAAAACCTGGAATTTTTTGTCTGAAAATCAACTGCAGACCGTAAACTTTCGGCAGAGAAAGGAATCTATTGTTCAGGACTTGGTTCTGCTTTGTGAG GAGAATCGTGCAAGGCTCAATGATGCAGCCCATTTAGACATCATTT aTACTCAGTTTCATCGGCACCAGAAAATTTGGGATGTTTTTCAGATGAGTAAAAGACCAG GTGACAACATTGATCTTTTTGATATGGAAGAATTCAAAAGTTCATTCAAGAAAATTCTTCAGAGAGcattaaaaaat gtgaCAGTCAGCTTCAGAGATGCTGAGGAGAACTCGGTATGGATTCGAATTGCCTGGGGAACACAGTATAAAAAGCCAAACCAGTACAAACCTGCTTACGTGGTGTACTATTCCCAAACTCCATATGCCTTCACTTCGTCCTCCCAACTGAAGAGCAATCTACCCCTTCTGGGTCAG GCACTGACAGTTGCTAGCAAACACCATCAGATTGTGAAAATGGACCTCAGAAGCCGATATCTGGACTCTCTTAAGGCTATTGTTTTTAAACAGTATAATCAG agCTTTGAAACTCACAACTCTACTACATCTCTACAAGAAAGAAGCTTTGGGCTAGATATAAATA TGGATTCAAGGATCATTCATGaaaacaaagttgaaaaagaaagagtGCAAAGAGTGACTCAAGAAATTTTTGGAGACTATCCTCAACCAAGACTAGAATTTGCACAATATAAG CTTGAAACGAAATTCAAAAGTGACTTAAACAGGGGCATCCTGGCTGAGAGAGAAGAGCCCCTCCGGTGCCTGGTAAAGTTCTCTAGCCCGCATCTTCTGGAAGCACTAAAATCCCTGGCCCCAGCCG gtatTGCAGATGCACCACTTTCTCCACTGCTCACTTGCATACCCAATAAGGgaaggaattattttaaaattagagataAATAA